A region from the Mycobacterium heidelbergense genome encodes:
- the meaB gene encoding methylmalonyl Co-A mutase-associated GTPase MeaB: MTPERLAKAIRGGDRAALPRAITLLESTRADHQEKAQRLLLELMPHSGNAHRVGITGVPGVGKSTTIESLGMQLIGHGHRVAVLAVDPSSTRTGGSILGDKTRMARLAVHPDAYVRPSPTSGTLGGVAKATRETIVLLEAAGFDVILVETVGVGQSEVAVANMVDTFVLLTLARAGDQLQGIKKGVLELADVVVVNKADGEHLAEARKAARELSGAIRLIHPRETLWRPPVLTMSATEGTGLTELWDTIERHRQVLTEAGEFDERRRAQQVDWTWQMVRDTVVHRVLSNPDVRKIRADVERRVKAGELTPALAAQQILDAASR, encoded by the coding sequence ATGACGCCGGAACGTTTGGCCAAGGCCATCCGCGGCGGCGATCGCGCGGCCCTGCCGCGCGCCATCACCCTGCTGGAGTCCACCCGCGCCGACCACCAGGAAAAGGCCCAGCGGCTGCTGCTGGAGCTGATGCCGCACTCGGGAAACGCGCACCGCGTCGGCATCACCGGTGTGCCCGGGGTGGGGAAGTCCACCACCATCGAGTCGCTCGGCATGCAGCTGATCGGGCACGGCCATCGGGTCGCGGTGCTGGCCGTCGACCCGTCGTCGACGCGGACCGGCGGCTCGATCCTGGGCGACAAGACGCGGATGGCGCGCCTGGCGGTGCACCCTGACGCCTACGTCCGCCCGTCGCCGACCTCGGGCACGCTGGGCGGGGTGGCGAAGGCCACCCGGGAGACCATCGTGCTGCTGGAGGCGGCCGGGTTCGACGTGATCCTCGTCGAGACCGTCGGCGTCGGCCAGTCCGAGGTGGCCGTGGCCAACATGGTCGACACCTTCGTGCTGTTGACCCTGGCGCGCGCCGGCGATCAGCTGCAGGGCATCAAGAAGGGCGTGCTGGAGCTGGCCGACGTCGTGGTGGTCAACAAAGCCGACGGCGAGCACCTGGCCGAGGCGCGAAAGGCCGCGCGCGAACTGTCCGGCGCGATCAGATTGATCCACCCGCGTGAGACGCTGTGGCGCCCACCGGTTCTCACGATGAGCGCGACGGAGGGGACCGGCCTGACCGAGCTGTGGGACACCATCGAGCGCCATCGTCAGGTGCTCACCGAGGCCGGCGAGTTCGACGAGCGCCGGCGGGCCCAGCAGGTGGACTGGACCTGGCAGATGGTCCGCGACACGGTCGTGCACCGGGTGCTGTCCAACCCGGACGTGCGCAAGATCCGCGCCGACGTCGAACGCCGGGTCAAGGCGGGGGAGCTGACCCCCGCGCTGGCGGCCCAGCAAATACTGGACGCAGCGTCTCGCTAA